One part of the Leucobacter triazinivorans genome encodes these proteins:
- the lepA gene encoding translation elongation factor 4: MSPRSVNPPVPASTDPAKIRNFCIIAHIDHGKSTLADRMLQITGTVSDRDMRAQYLDNMDIERERGITIKSQAVRMHWDLGGEAHALNMIDTPGHVDFSYEVSRSLAACEGAILLVDAAQGIEAQTLANLYLAMENDLEIIPVLNKIDLPAADPERVAGEIADLIGGDPDDILKVSGKTGAGVAELLDRVVERVPAPVGRADAPARAMIFDSVYDPYRGVVTYVRVVDGRLTPREKILMMSTKAEHEALEIGVSSPGPTPTKGLAVGEVGYLITGVKDVRQSKVGDTVTTKLRAAQEALPGYTDPKPMVFSGLYPLDGSDYPILREALDKLKLSDAALQYEPETSVALGFGFRCGFLGLLHLEIISERLRREFDLDLIATAPSVIYEVTTDDGKTVTVTNPSEYPDGKIASVREPVVKTAILAPKDYVGAIMELCQSRRGSLLGMEYLGERVELRYSMPLGEIVFDFFDHLKSRTQGYASLDYEPMGDQEADLVKVDILLQGDKVDAFSAIVHRDNAYHYGTMMAERLRKLIPRQQFEVPIQAAIGARVIARETIRAIRKDVLAKCYGGDISRKRKLLEKQKEGKKRMKMVGRVEVPQEAFIAALSGDVEGKEAKK, encoded by the coding sequence ATGTCTCCTCGCAGTGTGAACCCCCCAGTGCCGGCGTCGACCGACCCCGCGAAGATCCGCAACTTCTGCATCATCGCGCACATCGACCACGGCAAGTCGACGCTCGCGGACCGCATGCTGCAGATCACGGGCACGGTCTCCGATCGCGACATGCGCGCGCAGTACCTCGACAACATGGATATCGAGCGCGAGCGCGGGATCACGATCAAGTCGCAGGCGGTGCGCATGCACTGGGACCTCGGCGGCGAGGCGCACGCCCTGAACATGATCGACACGCCGGGTCACGTCGACTTCAGCTACGAGGTGTCGCGCTCGCTCGCCGCGTGCGAGGGCGCCATCCTGCTGGTCGACGCCGCGCAGGGCATCGAGGCCCAGACGCTCGCCAACCTCTACCTGGCGATGGAGAACGATCTCGAGATCATTCCCGTGCTCAACAAGATCGACCTGCCCGCCGCCGATCCCGAGCGGGTGGCCGGCGAGATCGCCGACCTCATCGGCGGCGATCCCGACGACATCCTGAAGGTATCGGGCAAGACCGGCGCGGGCGTCGCGGAGCTGCTGGACCGCGTGGTCGAGCGGGTGCCGGCCCCGGTGGGCCGGGCGGATGCGCCCGCGCGCGCGATGATCTTCGACTCCGTCTACGACCCGTATCGGGGTGTGGTCACCTACGTGCGCGTGGTCGACGGCCGTCTCACGCCGCGCGAGAAGATCCTCATGATGTCGACGAAGGCAGAGCACGAGGCGCTCGAGATCGGCGTCTCCTCGCCGGGCCCGACTCCGACGAAGGGCCTCGCCGTGGGTGAGGTGGGCTACCTCATCACGGGCGTGAAGGACGTGCGCCAGTCGAAGGTCGGCGACACGGTCACCACGAAGCTGCGGGCGGCCCAGGAGGCCCTGCCCGGCTACACCGACCCGAAGCCGATGGTCTTCTCGGGCCTCTACCCGCTCGACGGCAGCGACTACCCGATCCTGCGCGAGGCGCTCGACAAGCTGAAGCTCTCGGACGCGGCGCTGCAGTACGAGCCGGAGACCTCCGTGGCGCTCGGCTTCGGCTTCCGCTGCGGCTTCCTCGGTCTGCTGCACCTCGAGATCATCTCCGAGCGGCTGCGCCGCGAGTTCGACCTCGATCTCATCGCGACCGCGCCGAGCGTGATCTACGAGGTGACCACCGACGACGGGAAGACCGTGACGGTCACCAACCCGTCCGAGTATCCCGACGGCAAGATCGCCAGCGTGCGCGAGCCGGTCGTGAAGACCGCGATCCTCGCCCCGAAGGACTACGTCGGCGCGATCATGGAGTTGTGCCAGAGCCGCCGCGGCAGCCTGCTCGGCATGGAGTACCTCGGCGAGCGGGTCGAGCTGCGCTACAGCATGCCGCTCGGCGAGATCGTGTTCGACTTCTTCGACCACCTGAAGAGCCGCACCCAGGGGTACGCGAGTCTCGACTACGAGCCGATGGGGGATCAGGAGGCCGATCTCGTGAAGGTCGACATCCTGCTGCAGGGCGACAAGGTCGACGCGTTCAGCGCGATCGTGCACCGCGACAACGCTTACCACTACGGCACGATGATGGCCGAGCGCCTGCGCAAGCTCATTCCGCGCCAGCAGTTCGAGGTGCCGATCCAGGCGGCGATCGGCGCGCGCGTCATCGCCCGCGAGACGATCCGCGCGATCCGCAAGGACGTGCTCGCCAAGTGCTACGGCGGCGACATCAGCCGCAAGCGCAAACTGCTCGAGAAGCAGAAGGAGGGCAAGAAGCGCATGAAGATGGTCGGCCGCGTCGAAGTGCCCCAGGAGGCCTTCATCGCGGCGC